A region of Piscinibacter gummiphilus DNA encodes the following proteins:
- a CDS encoding PhoX family protein yields MNDHTPQPVRRSLLKGTAALPFISALAALHAREAMAAGNTVRIASPYGDIAPVNDLTTGLPLLKLPAGFSYKSFGWTGDLMTNGHACPGAHDGMAVVRSRRVGRSTELVLVRNHELGGTTGSSFFGAPAVYDTGTSSSQYSAGGNTNVVFRDGEFVSVSASLGGTRTNCAGGPTPWGTWLTCEEVGSDAASTQGRKHGYVFEVAADPAQTSAQPIVGMGRFAHEAVAVDPATGIVYQSEDSSGKSGFYRYIPNVTQGALGSLVQGGTLQMAKVVGQNNVNVAPAQLDQTYALEWITIADPDQNRGNATGLNGQVITSAAGPFVQGWQQGGLRMNRGEGMWYHAGKIYLMDTSGGTVNLGAIWELDLATQVMTCIYSTSGASVGNMGDNITVSPRGGIVICEDASNAANDEFGLGQRLMGLSPNGDTFIFAKNNVNLSAAQLTAAGKNTGLAGNHVTNEFAGACFDPTGRYLFVNIQTPGITFAITGPWANGTL; encoded by the coding sequence ATGAACGACCACACCCCCCAACCCGTCCGCCGCAGCCTGCTCAAGGGCACGGCCGCCCTGCCCTTCATCTCCGCGCTCGCCGCCCTGCACGCACGTGAAGCGATGGCCGCCGGCAACACCGTGCGCATCGCCAGCCCGTACGGCGACATCGCCCCGGTCAACGACCTCACCACCGGCCTGCCGCTGCTGAAGCTGCCCGCCGGCTTCTCGTACAAGAGCTTCGGCTGGACGGGCGACCTGATGACCAACGGCCACGCCTGCCCCGGCGCCCACGACGGCATGGCCGTGGTGCGCAGCCGCCGCGTCGGCCGCTCGACCGAGCTCGTGCTGGTCCGCAACCACGAACTGGGCGGCACCACGGGCTCCTCGTTCTTCGGCGCCCCGGCCGTCTACGACACCGGCACGTCCAGCAGCCAGTACTCGGCCGGCGGCAACACGAACGTCGTGTTCCGCGACGGCGAGTTCGTCAGCGTCTCCGCCAGCCTCGGCGGCACCCGCACGAACTGCGCCGGCGGCCCGACCCCCTGGGGCACCTGGCTGACCTGCGAGGAAGTGGGTTCCGACGCCGCCAGCACGCAGGGCCGCAAGCACGGCTACGTGTTCGAGGTGGCCGCCGACCCGGCCCAGACCAGCGCGCAGCCGATCGTCGGCATGGGCCGCTTCGCCCACGAGGCCGTCGCCGTCGACCCGGCCACCGGCATCGTCTACCAGAGCGAGGATTCGTCGGGCAAGTCCGGCTTCTACCGCTACATCCCGAACGTCACGCAGGGCGCGCTCGGCTCGCTCGTGCAGGGCGGCACGCTGCAGATGGCCAAGGTCGTCGGCCAGAACAACGTGAACGTCGCGCCGGCCCAGCTGGACCAGACCTACGCGCTCGAGTGGATCACCATCGCCGACCCGGACCAGAACCGCGGCAACGCCACGGGCCTCAACGGCCAGGTCATCACGTCGGCCGCGGGCCCGTTCGTGCAGGGCTGGCAGCAAGGCGGCCTGCGCATGAACCGCGGCGAAGGCATGTGGTACCACGCCGGCAAGATCTACCTCATGGACACGTCGGGCGGCACGGTGAATCTCGGCGCGATCTGGGAACTCGACCTGGCCACCCAGGTGATGACCTGCATCTACTCCACGTCCGGCGCCTCGGTGGGCAACATGGGCGACAACATCACGGTGAGCCCGCGCGGCGGCATCGTGATCTGCGAGGACGCGTCCAACGCCGCGAACGACGAGTTCGGCCTGGGCCAGCGCCTGATGGGCCTGAGCCCGAACGGTGACACGTTCATCTTCGCGAAGAACAACGTCAACCTGAGCGCGGCGCAGCTGACCGCCGCCGGCAAGAACACCGGCCTCGCCGGCAACCACGTCACGAACGAATTCGCCGGCGCCTGCTTCGACCCGACCGGCCGCTACCTCTTCGTGAACATCCAGACGCCGGGCATCACGTTCGCGATCACCGGCCCGTGGGCCAACGGCACGCTGTGA
- a CDS encoding Hsp20/alpha crystallin family protein, with the protein MNNEVSQIDKPQAAGDSASTGRAMTPAVDVIEDDSGITLRADMPGVPRDQLELRVEGDTLLIEGKVQPQAPAGLEAVYAEFRASRFRRTFTLSRELDSAKVDANLKDGVLTLRIPKQAHAQPRRIAVSAA; encoded by the coding sequence ATGAACAACGAAGTTTCTCAAATTGACAAGCCGCAGGCTGCCGGGGACTCCGCCTCCACCGGTCGGGCCATGACCCCCGCCGTCGACGTCATCGAGGACGACAGCGGCATCACGCTGCGGGCGGACATGCCCGGCGTCCCCCGCGACCAACTGGAGTTGCGCGTGGAGGGCGACACCCTGCTGATCGAGGGCAAGGTGCAACCCCAAGCTCCGGCCGGGCTGGAAGCCGTCTATGCGGAGTTCCGGGCCTCGCGCTTCCGCCGCACGTTCACGCTCAGTCGCGAGCTCGACTCGGCCAAAGTCGACGCCAATCTGAAGGACGGCGTGCTGACGCTGCGGATTCCGAAGCAGGCGCATGCCCAGCCCAGGCGCATCGCGGTGAGCGCGGCATAA
- a CDS encoding M14 family zinc carboxypeptidase, giving the protein MNAGFVTVLAVCLLSAAGAARADPCADLARRLPNVTPALCRDAALQPSGARSVQGRPLWQRDVLVPPIPGVEAPRRRRVLVIGGIHGDELSSSGLVFHWIARAGETPAGMDWRFVPAVNPDGLLLARPTRVNARGVDLNRNFPTPRWDQEAAKYWIERTRRDKRRYPGPKALSEPESRFVVDTMASWKPDLIVSVHAPYAVLDYDGPNVPPQRLGRLYLDRVGIFPGSLGHYGGVHKGVPVVTIELPSAIRTPNDAEMRQMWVDLLRWVGERIEFAGPPRAAS; this is encoded by the coding sequence ATGAATGCCGGATTCGTCACGGTTCTCGCGGTGTGCCTGCTGTCTGCCGCGGGCGCGGCCCGGGCCGACCCCTGCGCCGACCTGGCGCGCCGCCTCCCGAACGTCACGCCCGCGCTGTGCCGCGACGCGGCGCTGCAGCCGTCGGGTGCCCGTTCGGTCCAGGGGCGGCCGCTGTGGCAGCGCGACGTGCTGGTGCCCCCCATCCCGGGGGTCGAGGCGCCGCGCCGCCGCCGGGTGCTCGTGATCGGCGGCATCCACGGTGACGAACTCTCGTCGTCGGGCCTCGTCTTCCACTGGATCGCCCGGGCCGGCGAAACCCCGGCCGGCATGGACTGGCGCTTCGTGCCCGCCGTGAACCCCGACGGCCTGCTGCTCGCCCGCCCCACCCGGGTCAACGCCCGCGGCGTGGACCTCAACCGCAACTTCCCCACGCCGCGCTGGGACCAGGAGGCCGCGAAGTACTGGATCGAGCGCACCCGCCGCGACAAGCGCCGCTACCCCGGGCCGAAGGCGCTGTCCGAGCCCGAGAGCCGCTTCGTCGTGGACACCATGGCGTCGTGGAAGCCCGACCTGATCGTGAGCGTCCACGCGCCGTACGCGGTGCTCGACTACGACGGCCCGAACGTGCCGCCGCAGCGCCTGGGCCGCCTGTACCTCGATCGCGTGGGCATCTTCCCCGGGTCGCTCGGCCACTACGGCGGCGTGCACAAGGGCGTGCCGGTCGTCACCATCGAGTTGCCGAGCGCGATCCGCACGCCCAACGACGCGGAGATGCGGCAGATGTGGGTGGACCTGCTGCGCTGGGTGGGGGAACGCATCGAGTTCGCGGGGCCTCCCCGCGCCGCCTCCTAG
- a CDS encoding Hsp20/alpha crystallin family protein: protein MFHSLLTHPNSLFGQFDRLQRDLDELLGAAALPTSIRSVAGGTLPQINVGHTPQSVEVYAFAPGLDADKIEVTLDRGVLRLAGERAPAASDGERTRFHARERASGRFDRTVALPDDVDPEKVTASYRDGVLQVSIGRREAAQPKRIAIQ, encoded by the coding sequence ATGTTTCATTCATTGCTGACCCATCCGAACAGCCTGTTCGGACAATTCGACCGCCTGCAACGCGACCTCGACGAGCTTCTCGGGGCCGCAGCGCTTCCGACCAGCATTCGCTCGGTCGCCGGCGGAACTCTGCCTCAGATCAATGTCGGTCATACGCCGCAAAGCGTGGAGGTGTACGCCTTCGCGCCGGGGCTGGACGCCGACAAGATCGAGGTCACGCTGGACCGCGGCGTGCTGCGCCTGGCCGGCGAGCGGGCTCCGGCCGCTTCGGACGGCGAGCGTACCCGCTTTCACGCGCGTGAGCGCGCGAGCGGACGCTTCGACCGGACCGTGGCGCTGCCCGACGATGTGGACCCGGAGAAGGTGACGGCGAGCTATCGCGACGGCGTTCTGCAGGTGAGCATCGGCCGGCGGGAAGCCGCGCAGCCCAAGCGCATCGCAATCCAGTGA
- a CDS encoding M48 family metallopeptidase, translating into MSSSTDSAEFDLTRFRHIAGCTCAFHARRLFTGALLATGAGAALAREGVDVGSQSQFSKLVSAEQVETAALQEYGKLKAEARDKNALVPESDPQMARLQYIAQRLIPYTYEWNPRAREWKWEVNLLNSKQVNAFCMPGGKIAFFTGILQQLQLNDDEVAMIMGHEMAHALREHARERMGKTAATRGAIEIGAAIFGLGSGGRMVADLGGQLLTLRFGREDESEADLIGIDLSARAGYDPKAGVTLWQKMAVASKGAPPQFLSTHPSGPTRIKDIQTALPQVQPLYARAQKPPRRFEPMAAAK; encoded by the coding sequence ATGTCCTCTTCAACCGATTCCGCCGAGTTCGACCTGACCCGCTTCCGCCACATCGCGGGCTGCACCTGCGCGTTCCACGCGCGGCGCCTCTTCACCGGCGCGCTGCTGGCCACGGGGGCCGGCGCCGCGCTGGCGCGCGAGGGGGTCGACGTGGGCAGCCAGTCGCAGTTCTCGAAGCTCGTGTCGGCCGAGCAGGTCGAGACGGCCGCGCTGCAGGAGTACGGCAAGCTCAAGGCCGAGGCCCGCGACAAGAACGCGCTCGTGCCCGAGAGCGACCCGCAGATGGCCCGCCTGCAGTACATCGCGCAGCGGCTCATCCCGTACACCTACGAGTGGAACCCGCGGGCGCGCGAATGGAAGTGGGAGGTGAACCTGCTCAACTCGAAGCAGGTCAACGCCTTCTGCATGCCCGGCGGCAAGATCGCCTTCTTCACGGGCATCCTGCAGCAACTGCAGCTCAACGACGACGAGGTCGCGATGATCATGGGCCACGAGATGGCCCACGCGCTGCGTGAACACGCGCGCGAGCGCATGGGCAAGACGGCGGCCACGCGCGGTGCCATCGAGATCGGCGCCGCCATCTTCGGCCTCGGCAGCGGCGGGCGCATGGTCGCCGACCTCGGCGGCCAGCTGCTCACGCTGCGCTTCGGCCGTGAGGACGAGTCCGAGGCCGACCTGATCGGCATCGACCTCAGCGCCCGCGCGGGCTACGACCCGAAGGCCGGCGTGACGCTGTGGCAGAAGATGGCGGTGGCCAGCAAGGGAGCGCCGCCGCAGTTCCTGTCGACCCACCCGTCGGGGCCCACCCGCATCAAGGACATCCAGACGGCGCTGCCGCAGGTGCAGCCGCTCTACGCGCGGGCGCAGAAGCCCCCGCGCCGCTTCGAGCCGATGGCGGCCGCGAAGTGA
- a CDS encoding PEP-CTERM sorting domain-containing protein, whose product MKLRQLLVSLAAALATAGAAQAATFDGATGAATVTSYSDASNLWFDIDFTSAGAVTLNFTVEAADLTGGLNFNSLVRNLSGLGFDQLVFSLSGATFSAPGTLATDGFQAIASQGWNAQQLWATFSPALTTEFYVGAPLGTGTDWTLSLAGAQVGDTFAITAAVPEPGAVAMLLAGFGVMGAMARRRRNAA is encoded by the coding sequence ATGAAACTCCGCCAACTCCTCGTTTCCCTCGCCGCCGCCCTCGCCACCGCCGGTGCCGCGCAGGCCGCCACGTTCGACGGCGCCACCGGCGCCGCCACCGTGACCTCGTACAGCGACGCGTCGAACCTGTGGTTCGACATCGACTTCACGAGCGCCGGCGCCGTGACGCTGAACTTCACCGTGGAAGCCGCCGACCTCACCGGCGGGCTGAACTTCAACAGCCTCGTGCGCAACCTCTCCGGCCTCGGCTTTGACCAGCTGGTGTTCTCGCTGTCGGGCGCCACGTTCTCGGCCCCGGGCACGCTCGCCACCGACGGCTTCCAGGCCATCGCCTCGCAAGGCTGGAACGCGCAGCAGCTGTGGGCGACCTTCTCGCCGGCGCTGACCACGGAGTTCTACGTGGGCGCCCCGCTCGGCACGGGCACCGACTGGACCCTGAGCCTGGCCGGCGCGCAAGTGGGCGACACGTTCGCCATCACGGCCGCCGTGCCGGAACCGGGCGCGGTCGCGATGCTGCTGGCCGGCTTCGGCGTGATGGGCGCGATGGCCCGCCGCCGCCGCAACGCGGCCTGA
- a CDS encoding AmpG family muropeptide MFS transporter, with translation MTDTTARRPMPPMQSRALVAWRLAVVAVLGFASGLPLALTGQAMQAWLSGEGIDVATIGFLSLVGLPYTFKFLWAPLMDRFELPWLGRRRGWLVLTQLGLAGALWCMAATSPSDATRTFALLAVLVAFVSASQDVVIDAYRTDLLHAHERGLGSSLNVLGYRLAMILSGGVALIWVDPTQGGGWTWPEVYRVMAGLMVAAAVMSAVALPRLVTAPKPVSVAAHDLAGFACVALAIAAGYLLSAGLGDAASSNPWVAHGVVRPVASAVLDPWLSTTTLSAALRAKWVDLLTLLIGIAFTLPLATWAARAARFETLLGGLRSYFAQPGAGAFLAFIVLYKLGDAFAGSLMTPFLLKSMAFSPAEFGVANKLIGLWLTIAGALLGGALMFKLGLWRSLMLFGVLQMASNLGFWWLAENGKGVMPSLLIPAFDLGIVSLAQATPVDGGLLMVIAFENLSGGMGTAAFVAFLMSLCNQRFTATQYALLSAFASVGRVWVGPLAGVLAETIGWPVFFLVSTVVALPALLLLGWLRRPVEALEVDPDAPLADD, from the coding sequence ATGACCGACACGACCGCCCGGCGCCCGATGCCCCCGATGCAGTCCCGCGCGCTCGTGGCCTGGCGCCTCGCCGTGGTCGCCGTGCTCGGCTTCGCGTCGGGCCTGCCGCTCGCGCTCACCGGGCAGGCCATGCAGGCCTGGCTCAGCGGCGAGGGCATCGACGTCGCCACCATCGGTTTCCTGAGCCTCGTGGGCCTGCCCTACACGTTCAAGTTCCTGTGGGCCCCGCTGATGGACCGCTTCGAGCTGCCGTGGCTCGGCCGCCGCCGCGGCTGGCTCGTGCTCACGCAGCTGGGCCTGGCCGGCGCGCTGTGGTGCATGGCCGCCACGTCGCCATCGGACGCCACGCGCACCTTCGCGCTGCTGGCCGTGCTCGTCGCGTTCGTGTCGGCATCGCAGGACGTGGTCATCGATGCCTACCGCACGGATTTGCTGCACGCCCACGAGCGCGGCCTCGGCTCGTCGCTCAACGTGCTGGGCTACCGCCTCGCGATGATCCTGTCGGGCGGCGTCGCGCTGATCTGGGTCGATCCCACGCAGGGCGGCGGCTGGACCTGGCCCGAGGTCTACCGCGTGATGGCCGGGCTGATGGTGGCGGCCGCGGTGATGTCGGCGGTGGCGCTGCCCCGCCTCGTGACCGCGCCGAAGCCCGTCAGCGTCGCTGCGCACGACCTCGCGGGCTTCGCCTGCGTGGCGCTCGCCATCGCGGCGGGCTACCTGCTGAGCGCGGGCCTCGGCGATGCGGCGTCGTCCAACCCGTGGGTGGCCCACGGCGTGGTGCGGCCGGTGGCGTCCGCGGTGCTCGACCCGTGGCTGTCCACCACCACGCTGTCGGCCGCGCTGCGGGCCAAGTGGGTGGACCTGCTCACGCTGCTGATCGGCATCGCCTTCACGCTGCCGCTCGCCACCTGGGCGGCCCGTGCCGCGAGGTTCGAGACCCTGCTGGGCGGGCTGCGCAGCTACTTCGCGCAGCCGGGCGCCGGCGCCTTCCTCGCGTTCATCGTGCTCTACAAGCTGGGCGACGCCTTCGCCGGCTCGCTGATGACGCCGTTCCTGCTCAAGTCGATGGCGTTTTCGCCGGCCGAGTTCGGCGTGGCCAACAAGCTGATCGGCCTGTGGCTCACCATCGCGGGTGCGCTGCTCGGCGGCGCGCTCATGTTCAAGCTCGGCCTGTGGCGGTCGCTGATGCTGTTCGGGGTGCTGCAGATGGCGAGCAACCTCGGCTTCTGGTGGCTCGCCGAAAACGGCAAGGGCGTGATGCCGTCGCTGCTGATCCCGGCCTTCGACCTCGGGATCGTCTCGCTCGCGCAGGCCACGCCGGTCGACGGCGGGCTGCTGATGGTGATCGCGTTCGAGAACCTGTCCGGCGGCATGGGCACCGCGGCCTTCGTGGCCTTCCTGATGAGCCTGTGCAACCAGCGCTTCACCGCGACGCAGTACGCTCTGCTGTCGGCGTTCGCGTCCGTGGGCCGCGTGTGGGTCGGGCCGCTGGCAGGGGTGCTCGCGGAGACCATCGGCTGGCCGGTGTTCTTCCTCGTGTCCACCGTGGTGGCCTTGCCCGCGTTGCTGCTGCTGGGGTGGTTGCGCCGCCCGGTGGAGGCGCTCGAGGTCGACCCCGACGCGCCGCTGGCCGACGACTGA
- a CDS encoding superoxide dismutase family protein: MHIQLDVNGLSAGPHGFHVHTNGVCAPGPDAATGQVVPFGSAGGHFDPAATRNHGRPDDPLEHAHAGELPNVVADGSGRAVTHAVKRGVTLQPGKTSIMGRTLVVHAEADDYTTDPAGNSGARVLCGVVEPASHGVVKARTTLRGSNVFPEGIAVDPRTGDRYVGSTREGHLYRFVAGGTEAEMFQAGGSPGRQSAFGMKVDERGRLWVASGPNGTLAAVDLSTATTRFVLKVPPGQQAFLNDLVVSGGNLYVTDSFRPVIYRVDLNATVPTLESWLDLNATPVRYRPNEVNLNGIVASPDGRWLLAIQLATGQLWRIDVRSRAVTEVRVEGGTLLHGDGLILRGARELFVVRNEEAEVARVELATDWATGRIAQRLHDVRLRYPTTAALVPDGLLVVNGQLDRQKEPPPLLPFDVVTLDLPR, encoded by the coding sequence GTGCACATCCAGTTGGACGTCAACGGGCTGTCTGCGGGGCCGCATGGCTTCCACGTCCACACGAACGGTGTTTGCGCCCCAGGCCCCGACGCCGCCACCGGTCAGGTCGTGCCGTTCGGCTCGGCCGGTGGGCACTTCGATCCCGCCGCCACGCGAAACCACGGGCGTCCGGACGACCCCCTCGAACATGCGCACGCCGGTGAACTGCCAAACGTGGTGGCGGACGGATCGGGCCGGGCCGTCACGCACGCCGTGAAGCGCGGCGTCACGCTGCAGCCCGGCAAGACCTCGATCATGGGGCGCACGCTGGTGGTCCACGCCGAGGCCGACGACTACACCACGGATCCCGCGGGCAACTCGGGGGCCCGCGTGCTGTGCGGTGTCGTCGAGCCCGCTTCGCACGGTGTCGTGAAGGCCCGCACCACGCTCCGCGGGAGCAACGTGTTCCCGGAAGGCATTGCGGTGGACCCGCGCACGGGCGATCGCTACGTCGGTTCGACGAGGGAAGGGCACCTGTACCGCTTCGTTGCCGGTGGCACGGAAGCCGAGATGTTTCAGGCGGGCGGGTCGCCAGGACGACAGAGCGCCTTCGGCATGAAGGTCGACGAACGGGGCCGGCTGTGGGTTGCCAGTGGGCCTAACGGTACCCTCGCCGCGGTGGACCTCTCGACCGCGACCACCCGCTTCGTGCTGAAGGTCCCCCCGGGACAGCAGGCTTTCCTAAACGACCTCGTGGTGTCTGGCGGCAACCTGTACGTGACCGACTCCTTCCGGCCCGTTATCTATCGCGTCGACCTCAATGCCACGGTTCCGACGCTTGAATCGTGGCTGGACCTCAATGCAACGCCCGTGCGGTACCGTCCCAACGAAGTGAACCTCAATGGAATCGTCGCGTCCCCCGATGGCCGGTGGCTGTTGGCGATCCAGCTGGCAACCGGGCAGCTGTGGCGCATCGACGTGCGCAGCCGCGCTGTGACCGAGGTCCGCGTGGAGGGAGGCACGCTGCTGCATGGCGACGGGCTGATTTTGCGCGGCGCCCGCGAGTTGTTTGTGGTGCGAAACGAGGAGGCCGAAGTGGCGCGGGTGGAGCTCGCGACGGATTGGGCCACTGGTCGGATCGCGCAGCGCTTGCACGACGTCCGCTTGCGATATCCCACTACGGCCGCACTGGTGCCTGACGGGCTGCTAGTCGTCAATGGTCAGCTCGACCGACAGAAGGAGCCACCGCCCCTGCTGCCATTCGACGTTGTGACGCTCGATCTACCGCGGTGA
- a CDS encoding zinc-binding metallopeptidase family protein, whose protein sequence is MKTLHCERCGVRVFFENVTCGNCGASLGFVPSELGMGAFEVTAEGVWSRLSDRPAQRPCANYTSYQVCNWMVPAESGDVHCVSCRTTQILPSLDKPQNLLHWATIEQSKRRMVYSLLSMGLPVVPRTEDTTLGLAFRFLEDQPSKRVLTGHDSGVITLNVAEADNAHREKVRAAMHEPYRTLLGHFRHEVGHYYWDVLIDNTEWLPRYRKLFGDERADYETALKQHYDSPRADWQDQFVSVYASSHPWEDWAECWAHYMHLQDGLETAAAWGLQLDNALPGSPPVRASALGCDPDPSTVGQALVDRWLPISQFVNAMARSMGVHDAYPFVVPPSVIHKLEFIHQVVCAYCSSKSAPAGDVRLPTDACTA, encoded by the coding sequence TTGAAAACACTGCATTGCGAACGCTGTGGCGTGCGCGTCTTCTTCGAGAACGTCACCTGCGGAAACTGCGGCGCATCTCTCGGCTTCGTGCCGTCGGAGCTGGGCATGGGAGCGTTTGAGGTCACTGCTGAGGGCGTCTGGTCCCGACTGTCGGATCGCCCTGCCCAAAGGCCGTGCGCCAACTACACGTCGTACCAGGTGTGCAACTGGATGGTCCCCGCGGAGTCGGGCGATGTGCACTGCGTCAGCTGCCGAACGACGCAGATCCTCCCCTCCCTCGACAAACCGCAGAATCTGTTGCACTGGGCGACGATCGAGCAGTCCAAGCGACGCATGGTCTACAGCCTCCTGTCGATGGGTCTGCCGGTCGTGCCCCGTACGGAGGACACCACGCTTGGTCTTGCCTTCCGATTCCTGGAAGACCAACCGAGCAAACGTGTGCTGACGGGCCACGACAGCGGGGTGATCACCCTGAACGTCGCCGAAGCTGACAACGCACACCGCGAGAAGGTGCGCGCTGCGATGCACGAGCCCTATCGGACACTGCTCGGGCACTTTCGGCACGAGGTGGGGCACTACTACTGGGACGTGCTGATCGACAACACCGAGTGGCTGCCCCGCTATCGCAAGCTCTTCGGCGACGAGCGCGCCGACTACGAGACGGCGCTCAAGCAGCATTACGACTCCCCGAGGGCCGACTGGCAGGACCAGTTCGTCAGCGTCTATGCGAGCTCGCACCCCTGGGAAGATTGGGCCGAGTGCTGGGCGCACTACATGCACTTGCAGGACGGCCTGGAGACGGCCGCCGCGTGGGGCCTGCAGCTCGACAACGCCTTGCCAGGATCGCCTCCGGTCCGCGCATCAGCGCTCGGCTGCGATCCAGACCCGAGCACGGTGGGCCAGGCGCTGGTGGACAGATGGTTGCCCATCTCGCAGTTCGTCAATGCGATGGCCCGAAGCATGGGGGTTCACGACGCCTACCCGTTTGTTGTCCCGCCATCGGTCATCCACAAGTTGGAATTCATCCACCAAGTCGTGTGCGCCTATTGCAGTTCGAAGTCGGCGCCGGCGGGCGACGTCCGGTTGCCCACCGACGCCTGTACAGCCTGA
- a CDS encoding MBL fold metallo-hydrolase, with amino-acid sequence MPFRYQTLPVTTFHQNCSIVWCDETREAAVIDPGGEIDRLLAFAEAEGLALKQIWLTHAHIDHAGGTGQLARERGLPITGPHEGDRFWIDGLPQQSRMFGFPPAETFEPDRWLVDGDTVTVGRCTLQVRHCPGHTPGHVVFFEPTSRRAFVGDVLFAGSIGRTDFPQGDFDQLIGSITQRLWPMGDDVTFIPGHGDESTFGEERRSNPYVRGT; translated from the coding sequence ATGCCGTTCCGCTACCAGACCCTCCCCGTCACCACCTTCCACCAGAACTGCTCCATCGTCTGGTGCGACGAGACCCGCGAGGCCGCGGTCATCGACCCGGGCGGCGAGATCGACCGGCTGCTCGCGTTCGCCGAGGCCGAAGGCCTCGCGCTCAAGCAGATCTGGCTGACCCACGCGCACATCGACCACGCCGGTGGCACCGGCCAGCTCGCGCGCGAGCGCGGCCTGCCCATCACCGGGCCGCACGAGGGCGATCGGTTCTGGATCGACGGGCTGCCGCAGCAGAGCCGCATGTTCGGCTTCCCGCCGGCCGAGACCTTCGAGCCCGATCGCTGGCTCGTCGACGGCGACACGGTGACGGTGGGCCGCTGCACGCTGCAGGTGCGGCACTGCCCGGGCCACACGCCCGGGCACGTCGTGTTCTTCGAGCCCACGTCGCGCCGCGCGTTCGTGGGCGACGTGCTGTTCGCGGGCAGCATCGGCCGCACCGATTTCCCGCAGGGCGACTTCGACCAACTGATCGGCTCGATCACGCAGCGGCTGTGGCCGATGGGGGACGACGTGACCTTCATCCCGGGCCACGGCGACGAGAGCACCTTCGGCGAGGAACGCCGCTCGAACCCGTACGTGCGCGGCACCTGA
- a CDS encoding Hsp20/alpha crystallin family protein, producing the protein MTNLATQLKHGAGQAWESLTEGWRELSGRAGGALTRFWADSDDSGRVSETRDSHPRGSDNLPPVPPARWSFMAVDLYWSQGKLVVRIEAPGMAREDFQVEMSSPETLSVLGRKRYDSERSNSAGAIIQCAYGTFRRDIVLPVEVDIDRAKATYEAGVLRIELPRCEPLSSRRIPVRVS; encoded by the coding sequence ATGACGAACCTTGCAACGCAACTGAAGCATGGCGCCGGCCAAGCCTGGGAGTCGCTGACTGAAGGGTGGCGCGAGCTCAGCGGCCGTGCGGGCGGGGCGCTGACGCGCTTCTGGGCGGACTCCGATGACTCAGGTCGCGTCTCGGAAACGCGGGATAGCCACCCGCGCGGAAGCGACAACTTGCCCCCCGTGCCGCCTGCGCGCTGGTCTTTCATGGCGGTCGACCTGTACTGGTCGCAGGGCAAGTTGGTCGTACGGATCGAGGCTCCGGGCATGGCCCGCGAGGACTTTCAGGTGGAGATGAGTTCGCCGGAGACGTTGAGCGTGTTGGGTCGAAAGCGCTATGACAGCGAGCGATCCAACAGCGCCGGCGCCATCATCCAGTGCGCGTATGGCACGTTCCGTCGCGACATCGTGCTTCCTGTCGAGGTGGACATCGATCGCGCGAAGGCCACGTATGAGGCCGGCGTGCTGCGCATCGAACTTCCTCGTTGCGAACCGCTGTCGAGCCGACGCATACCCGTACGTGTCAGCTGA